The Apium graveolens cultivar Ventura chromosome 6, ASM990537v1, whole genome shotgun sequence genome contains a region encoding:
- the LOC141666536 gene encoding Golgi apparatus membrane protein-like protein ECHIDNA: protein MDLNPTSGENYAHPQICFFHVIFKASALAFYILSALFFDSFVIIFVVTVLLSALDFWVVKNVSGRILVGLRWWNEINDEGESIWKFECLDQESLSRMNKKDSWLFWWTIYLTAALWLILGIFSLIRFQADYVLVVGVCLTLSVANIVGFTKCRKDAKKQIQAFASQTIASRFSSTLQSAFTVV from the exons ATGGATCTCAATCCT ACTTCAGGGGAGAATTATGCACACCCGCAGATATGTTTCTTCCATGTGATCTTCAAG GCTTCAGCTTTGGCATTTTACATACTGTCAGCTCTATTTTTTGATAGTTTTGTCATAATCTTTGTGGTAACTGTCCTTCTGTCTGCACTTGACTTTTGGGTGGTCAAGAATGTCAGTGGACGGATTTTGGTTGGTTTAAGGTGGTGGAATGAAATAAATGACGAAGGTGAGAGCATCTGGAAATTTGAATGCCTGGACCAGGAG TCATTGTCTCGAATGAACAAGAAGGATTCATGGCTGTTCTGGTGGACTATTTACCTTACT GCAGCCTTGTGGCTTATCCTTGGAATATTCTCTCTCATTAGGTTTCAAGCTGATTATGTGCTTGTCGTAGGAGTCTGTTTGACACTCAGTGTTGCAAATATTGTTGGCTTTACTAAGTGTCGTAAAG ATGCTAAGAAGCAGATTCAGGCATTTGCCTCTCAGACCATCGCGTCTCGATTCTCATCTACATTACAGTCTGCATTCACTGTTGTCTAA
- the LOC141666535 gene encoding alkaline/neutral invertase A, mitochondrial-like, whose protein sequence is MNTVKYLAMKPCCRLLKPRFFGFSSPKRQCSFSKNSTNSNQNRTYLSQPSGNLGAQCVVDHTHKPFRRQYTSWGNSRIFLEKINGGIVRNDNCFAVKALPHIRNKSSRTEAGNEKNPENVYGRGGIDVKPLIEKIDKEENEYKENKDCKAVGEVDNVNIESSVSSSEDEAVSTRGVGKEAEKEAWKVLANAIVTYCGSPVGTMAANDPTDTQPLNYDQVFIRDFIPSALAFLLKGDKEIVKNFLLHNLQLQSWEKTVDCFCPGQGLMPASFKVITTPHEDGKEEERLDADFGESAIGRVAPVDSGLWWIILLRAYGKITGDLSLQERVDVQTGIKLIMNLCLSDGFDMFPTLLVTDGSCMIDRRMGIHGHPLEIQSLFHSALRCSREILSGDEGSKNLVSVISNRLSALSFHIREYYYVDIEKINEIYRYKTEEYSTDAKNKFNIYPEQIPKWLADWIPEEGGYLIGNLQPAHMDFRFFTLGNLWSIISSLSTPKQNQCILKLIESKWDDFVGSMPLKICFPALEYDDWRIITGSDPKNTPWSYHNGGSWPTLLWQFTLACIKMGRTDLAWKAVNLAEKRLPAEHWPEYYDTRNGKFIGKQSRLYQTWTVSAYLTSKLLLENPEKASLLFWEEDYDLLEICVCALSKSGRNKCSRDAAKSHILV, encoded by the exons ATGAACACAGTTAAATATTTGGCCATGAAACCTTGTTGTCGCCTACTAAAACCTCGTTTTTTTGGATTCTCATCTCCGAAACGGCAATGTTCTTTTTCCAAGAATTCCACAAATAGTAATCAGAATCGTACATATTTGAGTCAGCCTTCTGGAAATTTGGGGGCTCAATGTGTTGTGGATCATACCCATAAGCCTTTTCGTAGGCAATATACAAGTTGGGGAAATTCTAGAATCTTTCTTGAAAAAATTAATGGTGGAATTGTGAGAAATGATAATTGTTTTGCTGTCAAGGCTTTGCCACATATTAGGAATAAATCAAGTAGAACCGAGGCCGGTAATGAGAAGAACCCTGAGAATGTCTATGGTCGAGGTGGAATAGACGTAAAGCCTTTGATAGAAAAGATTGACAAGGAGGAGAATGAATATAAAGAAAATAAGGACTGTAAGGCTGTTGGAGAGGTTGATAATGTAAATATTGAGAGTTCGGTTAGTTCTAGTGAGGATGAGGCAGTTAGTACTCGTGGTGTGGGGAAAGAGGCCGAGAAAGAGGCTTGGAAGGTGTTGGCAAATGCTATTGTAACTTACTGTGGTAGCCCTGTGGGAACAATGGCTGCTAATGATCCTACTGATACTCAACCATTGAATTATGATCAGGTCTTTATACGTGATTTCATTCCATCTGCACTTGCTTTTTTGCTCAAGGGGGATAAAGAGATTGTCAAGAATTTTCTCCTACATAACTTGCAACTGCAG AGTTGGGAGAAAACCGTAGACTGCTTCTGTCCAGGGCAGGGGTTGATGCCTGCTAGTTTTAAAGTCATAACAACGCCTCATGAAGACggcaaggaggaagaaagattagATGCAGATTTTGGGGAGTCAGCGATTGGCCGTGTTGCACCTGTTGATTCAG GTTTGTGGTGGATTATCTTACTCAGAGCTTACGGGAAGATAACCGGTGACCTATCTTTACAAGAAAGAGTGGATGTTCAGACAGGCATAAAGCTGATTATGAACTTGTGCCTGTCTGATGGATTTGATATGTTTCCTACTTTGTTAGTAACTGATGGTTCCTGCATGATAGATCGGCGGATGGGTATTCATGGTCACCCCTTAGAGATTCAA TCTTTGTTCCACTCAGCTCTAAGGTGCTCACGCGAAATACTATCCGGAGATGAAGGATCCAAGAATTTGGTATCAGTCATCAGTAATAGACTCAGTGCATTATCATTTCACATCAGAGAATACTATTATGTAGATATAGAGAAGATCAATGAGATATATCGATATAAGACTGAAGAATACTCGACAGATGCCAAAAACAAGTTCAATATCTACCCTGAACAAATTCCTAAATGGTTAGCGGACTGGATCCCCGAGGAAGGCGGATACTTAATTGGCAATCTGCAGCCAGCTCACATGGATTTTAGGTTCTTCACATTGGGTAATCTCTGGTCTATTATATCGTCTCTTAGTACCCCAAAACAAAATCAATGTATTTTAAAGTTAATAGAGTCAAAATGGGATGATTTTGTCGGGAGTATGCCTCTGAAAATATGTTTCCCTGCTCTGGAATACGACGATTGGCGTATAATCACTGGTAGTGATCCGAAGAACAC ACCTTGGTCATATCACAATGGCGGATCTTGGCCAACGCTACTATGGCAG TTCACACTGGCATGCATTAAGATGGGAAGAACAGACCTAGCATGGAAAGCAGTTAATTTGGCTGAGAAAAGGCTTCCAGCAGAGCACTGGCCAGAGTATTATGACACGAGAAATGGCAAGTTCATCGGAAAGCAATCGAGACTGTATCAAACATGGACAGTCTCGGCCTATCTAACATCAAAATTGCTGTTGGAGAATCCAGAAAAGGCTTCACTATTATTCTGGGAAGAAGACTATGATCTTCTTGAAATATGTGTTTGTGCACTTAGCAAATCTGGCAGGAATAAATGTTCCCGAGATGCTGCCAAGTCACACATTCTTGTGTAA